In Leptospira barantonii, the DNA window CACAACGAAGAAGCTTCGCTCAATCTTTCCGTAACGATTTCTCAGGGCGGAGAATTCGCATTCGTAATCTTAGGAGTGGGAGTTTCACTTTCCATTCTTCCCCGAGAAAGGGCGGACTTAGTCATCGCAGTGGTCACGCTTTCCATGGGTTTAACTCCGATTTTAGGAATCGCAAAAGATAAGATCGCGGATCTGATTTTCAAAAAAGAAGAAGAACAGGAAGACGACGAGATTGAAGAACAAAACCGCGTAATCGTCGCCGGTTTCGGAAGATTCGGACAAATCATTGCGAGGATGCTTTTCGTACATAGAATTGGGTTCACCGCATTGGAACACAATCCGGATCAAGTAAACTTGGCGAGAAAATTCGGTTATAAGATCTACTACGGAGACGCGAGTAAGTTGAGTCTTTTAAGATCCGCGGGTGCAGAACATGCAGATTTATTTATATTAGCGGTTCAAGATATAGAAGTTTCCATCAAAGTCGCGGAACTCATTAAAAAACACTTTCCGAATCTCACGATCATCGCGAGGGCTCGAAATCGGGAACACGTTTTTAAACTGATGGAACTCGGTGTGAAGATTATTCGAAGAGATACTTTTGCTTCGGCTTTGGAACTTGCGGGGGAAACTCTGAGCAGGCTCGGATTTATGGATTCGGAAGTGGAACAGAAGGTTAAAAAATTCAGAGCGCACGACGAATTAACCCTGAAAGGGCAGTTTCAAATTCGAAACGACGAGAAAGAGTTCATTCAGTTTTCCAAGAATGCAATGCGGCAACTTGAGGCCGCCTTCGAAGCTGACCGAGAAGAAAAAGAAGGGAAGGCCGCGAGCTAACGGCCTTAACTTTTTATAAAGTGTTACAATTCACTCTATTTGATAGAAAAAGCGTCAGATCGAATACAAGTTACTCAATAAATTATTACGGAATTCATTTCCTAAACGGGTTCCGATCAAAAATATAACGGGGCAACTCGTTTTTCTCTGTCTTTTAGACCCAGTCCAGCGGATATGTTCATTATAGGAAACTTTTCCGTCTTGGACTTCCCATAGAGTTTAGGGCGGAGAAATCCAATTCTCTTCACTATTCTCTCCGGAGTGGCTCTTCACCGAGCCGCTCCGATTTTTTGAAATCCTTTTCATAGTTCAAAAGATTATAACGATTTAAGAATCTCTTCTCGCTTTCTTTTATACTCTTCTTCAGAAATTAGTTTCTTATCGAACAGATTCTTCAGTTCCAACAATCGCTTCTCCGAGTCCTGAATCGCATTTTCTTTTTGCGGAGTTTTCACCTCGGTGTTCTGCGGTGCCGTCGATCCGGTCTTGACGACTATATGAAACTTTTTAGATTCGCCTTGCGTATCGTTATAATAAGACAATGTTCCGATTGCAGAGTCGGGAATAAAAACTTCCAGCGAAGGTTTAAGATTCGATTCGGATAAAGAATAATTCGACCAATCTTGAAACGCGTACGGCGTTTGAAAGTCGATGAATTGATTCAATTCGAAAAAGATAAAATGAATCGAATCGATCGTAGGGTATAATAAAAAGACCGTTCTTCGAATTCTTCTTCCCGGATTGATCGTATCTTCTTTTTTCAAAATCCAAAGTTGATAGACATGCGAAGAAGAACGTTCAAAATTTCGAAAGGATCGCTCCGCAATCTCCTGACTCAGTTCTTTGGAAAAAATTCGAAACGCGGAATCGTTTACGAGAGAATCGTTTCGATTTCCCATCTGATACAACGCGTCCGCGATCAGAGTTTTGAAATTATTTCTTTCTTGGTTTTGAGGATAAGAAGCGTTTCGATCCAACCAAACGGGTAAGTCCGGTACGTTTTCAAAAGAATAAAACGCAATCGAATCGGATGAATAATTTAATTCTTTTCGGATTCCGGCAAAACAGGAAACCACAACTAAGGAGAGAATAAAAAGTCTAAATCGATTCATGGCAGAACATCGAAAGAATTTCCTCGTAAAGACGATCCTTCAAGTAAGAATTATTCTTTCTTTCCGGAATCCTTCTTTTTAAGAATGTTCCCGATTTTACCGAGATCTTCCGGTTTGATTTTTGTGCCGGCGGCTTTTTTATTCTCTTCTTGAATGTCCTTATAAACTTCGGCTCTATGAACGGAAACGTTTCTCGGCGCCTTAACTCCGATCTTTACCTGATCACCTTTGATATCGACGATTACGATTTCGATATCGTCGCCGATCATGATCGATTCGTTCGTTCGCCTTGCTAAGACCAGCACTTAACCAGTCTCCACTGCGGCCGACTCGAGAATTTTTTCCCGGACGGAATGAGATTCGTTTCTTGAGATGAATTGTTTTCCTAAAAGCGTATCCTTATTGATAAGAATCGGTCCCTGCATGTTGGCCGTCATTAAAGCCGGATCTTCACCGGGAATCGTAACGATCACCAACGTTAGACTTTCTTTGATCTCGGCGATCCCGATCCCTTGTAATTCCTGCTCGGGAATCAACGGTTTATATTCCTTCTTAAAGAGAGAAGGAGGGATCACAACAAAGGCTAGATCCACTTCTTCGACGGATTGAAGCCATTTGAAAACGGATTCTTCCTCTTCTTCGATGAGAGCGAATTTTTTGTAATCCTCGAATCCTAGCAACCCTTCCGGAAAGGACAGAATTTGTTTTTCCGAAATTTGCATTTTTCCAAAAGGTTTTGTATGAATCTCGATTCCCATTTTAAATTTTTACCTTCGACATTTACATTGCGAACGTTTTATATTTTTGTTTATCTCAGAAAATCCATCAACGTCGGTTTAATGATTTTCGATCCGACGTTCAACGCGTATTGATGGACGGTTTCCAACCATTTCATGTTCATGATGGTCTCTGGAAAATCGATTCCTTCGTTTTTAGAAAGAAGCTCCGTCATGTACGACTTATCGAAGTCCACTCTCTGCGCGTGTTCTTCCATACGATTCATTCTCGAACCAACGATGGCTCGGTAACGAAGAATATTCTCCATTGCCAAATCTAGATCCTGAAGATCTCGTCCGGAAATTCTTTCCTGATCTTTTTGAATGAGGTCGTTTCTAAACTGGATCATCACGTCGAAAACGGAAAGTCCCGTTACGGTCGCAGACTTGGAATAGTTGTTAGGCGGTTCGGATGTCGCCGAATCCACAAGGCCGATATCTCTTAAGATCGTGCCACCTTCCACGTCCTCCATCCAAATCTGATGCGGAGCCGTGGAACTCAAACTGATGTTATCCTGCGCGAGTTTATTGGCCTTCACTTCCAACGGAGAATTGTTGATCTTATCGATGATATCGTCGATCGTATCTCCCGCCGAAACGTGGATCTCAACTCCGTCGATCTTAAACTTTTGATCGGAAGAAGCGATGTAACCCGAGTTATCCACCTTGCTCGTGATACTCATGTTCGTTCCCCAGAAAACTTTATTTCCGGGAATCGTTACGGGAATATATTCTCCCTTTTCGATTTCACGAAGTTGTTCTCCGATATCACCCCGGTATTCCACGCCAATGTATTGATTCTTCAGTTCAATTCCTTGCAAACCTTTGATCTTAGATTCGATCGGTTCGAAAGGAGGTCTTTCGATAACGTATCCACCGAACAAAGGACGTCCGGTTGCATCTCTTGTGTTTGCGATGTCGACTAATGCTCTTAAGATTTCGTCGATTTCTTTTCCGATCGCGACTTCAAGTTCGAAACCCTTATCACCTTGATAGATACCGTTGGACGCTTGAACTGCGAGAACCCTCGCTCTTTGAAACAAAGAACCGATACGATCCAATTCTCCGTCGATTTGTTGAAGACGGGAATTACCGTCGTCGATGTTTCTTTGAAACGTATCCAGTTCGTTCAATCTCGAACGAAAGAACATCTGATTGGTCGCGCGACCCGGCTCGTCCGACGGAAGACGGATTCTTTGTCCCGTTGAAAGCTGGTTCTGCGTCTCGTCCATATTGAGCTGATGTCTGTTTAAATTATGAATCAGACTGTTGTTCTGCATCATGTTCGTAATGCGCATCATAAACTTTTCTCCTTACCCGTCCTTGTTATCCGGGATTAAGCGCCCAATCGATTGATGATCGTATCGAGAATTTCGTTCATCGTGTTGATCATCTTTGCGGACGCATTGTAAGAATGTTGAAACTGAACCATGTTGGCCATCTCTTCATCCAAGTTGACTCCCATGACCGATTGTCTCATGTTTTCGAGTTCGCTCATCAGATCGTTTTGAATTCCGAATTCCTGTTTTGCTTCCCTCGCTTCGGTTC includes these proteins:
- a CDS encoding LA_1326/LA_4305 family lipoprotein, whose protein sequence is MNRFRLFILSLVVVSCFAGIRKELNYSSDSIAFYSFENVPDLPVWLDRNASYPQNQERNNFKTLIADALYQMGNRNDSLVNDSAFRIFSKELSQEIAERSFRNFERSSSHVYQLWILKKEDTINPGRRIRRTVFLLYPTIDSIHFIFFELNQFIDFQTPYAFQDWSNYSLSESNLKPSLEVFIPDSAIGTLSYYNDTQGESKKFHIVVKTGSTAPQNTEVKTPQKENAIQDSEKRLLELKNLFDKKLISEEEYKRKREEILKSL
- the csrA gene encoding carbon storage regulator CsrA, whose protein sequence is MLVLARRTNESIMIGDDIEIVIVDIKGDQVKIGVKAPRNVSVHRAEVYKDIQEENKKAAGTKIKPEDLGKIGNILKKKDSGKKE
- the fliW gene encoding flagellar assembly protein FliW gives rise to the protein MGIEIHTKPFGKMQISEKQILSFPEGLLGFEDYKKFALIEEEEESVFKWLQSVEEVDLAFVVIPPSLFKKEYKPLIPEQELQGIGIAEIKESLTLVIVTIPGEDPALMTANMQGPILINKDTLLGKQFISRNESHSVREKILESAAVETG
- a CDS encoding flagellar hook-associated protein 3, giving the protein MRITNMMQNNSLIHNLNRHQLNMDETQNQLSTGQRIRLPSDEPGRATNQMFFRSRLNELDTFQRNIDDGNSRLQQIDGELDRIGSLFQRARVLAVQASNGIYQGDKGFELEVAIGKEIDEILRALVDIANTRDATGRPLFGGYVIERPPFEPIESKIKGLQGIELKNQYIGVEYRGDIGEQLREIEKGEYIPVTIPGNKVFWGTNMSITSKVDNSGYIASSDQKFKIDGVEIHVSAGDTIDDIIDKINNSPLEVKANKLAQDNISLSSTAPHQIWMEDVEGGTILRDIGLVDSATSEPPNNYSKSATVTGLSVFDVMIQFRNDLIQKDQERISGRDLQDLDLAMENILRYRAIVGSRMNRMEEHAQRVDFDKSYMTELLSKNEGIDFPETIMNMKWLETVHQYALNVGSKIIKPTLMDFLR